One Anaerolineales bacterium genomic window, CGATCCATGGGACCAAAAATCTCGCAGGTTCACCCCAGGCTCTGACTGAGGTAAAGAAGCTTGTATTTTCGCGGCAGCGTCCAAAAAGATCCAGACGTCAGCCAGAGGGTCAAGCTCGAATTCTTTGACGACGAGACGACCCCGCCGTGCAGTGCTCAACCAGTGTATGCGGTTGAGTGGGTCACCGGTGAAGTATTCACGCACACCCGCTGCATTAGGGGTAACCTGATGAGTACGCCTGCGCAAGGCTTCCCCTCCAGGCAGCAATCCAGGTGGGTTGGGAAAGCCGCGCACATCGACCATCATGGGATACACCAACAAGGCATCCTTTTCAGCAATAGCGCGCTCTACCGGGAACAATCCGAAAATGTCGCCCGAGGCAATTACCGTGGGGCCGAGAGGAAATACTCCCCGTCGGACGAGGCGGACGCGTGCCACATATGACCGGGCTTGCTTTCCGCGAAGTATGGTGATCACGCGCGAGCCATCCGATCCCGGAAGGGGTGATTGATCGCGGACCTCCAGCCACAGGCGAGGAAAGCGGTTAAGATTCTGGATCTCAAAGCGTTCCTCAAATATTTGTCCAACCTGGGCACGCATTGTTCGGCTCGACCGATTGAAGCTCAAGGCGCGAACAGCCATTATGGACCAAAGCCAGGAACCAAAGAACAACACCGCCCAAAAGGCTGATAAACGATAATAAAGCTTACCCCCTGTGGCAAGACCCGCGGTGACACTGAGAGCTAATAAGGCTAAGACAACTTTTTGACCAGTGGTCATGCTTGTGAATAGGCTTTCGGATCTCCCCCAGGCACAGGGACTGTGTTCAGGATTTCATCCAAAACCTGCTCACTGCTCAAGTCACGCAACCTGGCAGCCGGTCCCAGGATCACCCGGTGGGAAAGAGCTGGTTTGACCAGGGTTTTGATATCGTCTGGTAGGACAAAATCGCGCCCCTGCATGGCTGCCAGCGCTTGGGAGGTGCGGAACAATGCCAGGCTGCCACGCGGGCTGGCACCGAGGTAGACATCGC contains:
- a CDS encoding DUF58 domain-containing protein, which produces MTTGQKVVLALLALSVTAGLATGGKLYYRLSAFWAVLFFGSWLWSIMAVRALSFNRSSRTMRAQVGQIFEERFEIQNLNRFPRLWLEVRDQSPLPGSDGSRVITILRGKQARSYVARVRLVRRGVFPLGPTVIASGDIFGLFPVERAIAEKDALLVYPMMVDVRGFPNPPGLLPGGEALRRRTHQVTPNAAGVREYFTGDPLNRIHWLSTARRGRLVVKEFELDPLADVWIFLDAAAKIQASLPQSEPGVNLRDFWSHGSKIPLPASTEEYGVSTAASLVRDYLRRGRAVGFVCAGQHLTLISPDRGGRQLGKILEALALTRAAGELPLHTLIETQVKHMVRGSTVVLITSSTSSNEALIVDFLLQRGLKPIMVILDAGTFGGSNDSAELVESVRLLGVPLRVVKNGMDLSTALSNPEGS